A stretch of the Panicum virgatum strain AP13 chromosome 9N, P.virgatum_v5, whole genome shotgun sequence genome encodes the following:
- the LOC120693082 gene encoding deoxyuridine 5'-triphosphate nucleotidohydrolase yields the protein MAGNFGAICSRAAASLFSPRHRRRLLLPSTPTPPRILPFSRRLHPGTLSTTAMASSNGAAATDAVQEPPQKISKLAPLLKVKKLSDKAVLPSRGSALAAGYDLSSAAEMVVPARGKALVPTDLSIAIPEGTYARVAPRSGLALKHSIDVGAGVIDADYRGPVGVILFNHSDADFAVKPGDRIAQMIIEVIATPEVAEVEDLDATVRGEGGFGSTGV from the exons ATGGCGGGAAACTTTGGCGCCATCTgttcccgcgccgccgcctccctatttagcccgcgccaccgccgccgcctcctcctcccctcaaCTCCAACTCCTCCCAGAATTCTCCCCTTCTCCCGCCGCCTTCACCCAGGAACCCTCTCGACCACAGCCATGGCCTCATcgaacggcgccgccgccaccgacgccgTCCAGGAGCCTCCCCAGAAGATCTCCAAGCTCGCGCCCCTACTCAAGGTGAAGAAGCTCTCCGACAAGGCCGTCCTGCCGTCCCGCggctccgccctcgccgccggctatGACCTCTCGAG CGCGGCGGAGATGGTGGTGCCGGCGCGGGGGAAGGCGCTGGTGCCGACGGACCTCAGCATCGCCATCCCGGAGGGAACCTACGCGCGCGTGG CGCCGAGGTCGGGGCTCGCGCTGAAGCACTCCATCGACGTGGGCGCCGGCGTGATCGACGCGGACTACCGCGGCCCCGTGGGGGTCATCCTCTTCAACCACTCGGACGCGGACTTCGCCGTGAAGCCCGGCGACCGGATCGCCCAGATGATCATCGAGGTGATCGCGACGCCGGAGGTCGCGGAGGTGGAGGACCTCGACGCCACggtgcgcggcgagggagggttCGGATCCACCGGCGTCTGA